In the genome of Verrucomicrobiia bacterium, one region contains:
- a CDS encoding tetratricopeptide repeat protein, translating to MSPDSSADQIYRDALEHYKHGRQEEALNGLRRVLELSPSHEDACEALSVILYNQQKYDDAAALLKQWISRHPDTVMAHTNLSRCYVAKGMIAEAEHEQAEARRLTWKAELKSKKAVMPKADYDAQIERYKKIIEFDPADVLGYFSLGTVYLECGRKREALDTFEKAVHVDPKHTASYLGLGQALESLGDVEKAKKIYRQGIQVAEASGDMMPQKKMESRIKALESGM from the coding sequence ATGAGTCCGGATTCCTCCGCCGATCAAATTTACCGGGACGCTCTCGAACATTACAAGCACGGCCGTCAAGAAGAGGCCTTGAACGGCCTGCGCCGCGTCCTCGAGCTTTCCCCTTCCCACGAAGATGCCTGCGAAGCACTGTCGGTCATCCTCTACAACCAGCAGAAATACGACGATGCCGCCGCGCTCCTCAAACAATGGATCTCGCGTCATCCCGATACTGTCATGGCCCACACCAATCTCTCGCGCTGCTACGTGGCCAAGGGCATGATCGCCGAAGCCGAGCATGAGCAGGCCGAAGCCCGGCGTCTGACGTGGAAAGCCGAACTGAAATCGAAAAAGGCCGTCATGCCCAAGGCCGATTACGACGCGCAGATCGAGCGTTACAAAAAGATCATCGAGTTCGATCCGGCGGACGTGCTGGGCTACTTCAGTCTTGGGACCGTGTACCTGGAATGCGGTAGGAAGCGCGAGGCTCTCGATACTTTTGAAAAAGCCGTGCACGTCGACCCCAAACACACGGCGTCTTACCTTGGCCTGGGGCAGGCGCTGGAAAGCCTGGGCGACGTGGAAAAGGCGAAAAAGATTTACCGCCAGGGCATCCAGGTGGCGGAAGCGTCCGGAGACATGATGCCGCAGAAGAAAATGGAATCGCGGATAAAGGCCCTGGAAAGCGGAATGTAG